In one window of Musa acuminata AAA Group cultivar baxijiao chromosome BXJ3-2, Cavendish_Baxijiao_AAA, whole genome shotgun sequence DNA:
- the LOC103976109 gene encoding transcription factor BHLH062-like isoform X1, translated as MVSDDPSTTINESNVAAESTVGGLVATERNELKDENTTLQAEISQLQKELQGRSSYNPTWSDNINSMTPTQPQPTATGLPMLHRPVAIGSTQATPIRQLQHFSGGKNKHSTTNAAWAFPGDETTCQISDFIGLAAGSSPLDFSPGSQEERCGSCGISTSSEEEGCNTASTGCGANSASASHGGGPHAEPAAPQCSCSYRQPSD; from the exons ATGGTGTCGGACGATCCCTCTACTACTATTAACGAGTCAAATGTGGCAGCTGAGTCGACAGTTGGCGGGTTG GTTGCCACGGAGAGGAATGAGCTGAAAGATGAGAACACTACATTACAAGCTGAAATATCCCAGCTCCAAAAGGAACTGCAGGGGAGATCGAGTTATAATCCCACATGGAGCGACAACATCAATTCAATGACTCCCACTCAGCCGCAGCCGACTGCCACAGGGCTTCCAATGCTGCATCGGCCAGTTGCTATTGGATCCACACAAGCAACCCCCATTCGGCAGCTCCAGCACTTTTCCGGTGGAAAGAACAAGCACTCCACCACCAACGCCGCCTGGGCTTTCCCAGGTGATGAGACGACATGCCAGATATCCGACTTTATCGGACTTGCAGCCGGGTCTTCTCCTTTGGACTTCTCACCAGGATCACAAGAAGAGAGATGTGGCAGCTGTGGCATTAGCACTAGCAGCGAGGAGGAAGGATGTAATACAGCATCAACTG GTTGTGGCGCCAATTCAGCCTCAGCCTCACACGGTGGAGGGCCCCACGCCGAGCCCGCTGCGCCTCAATGTTCGTGCTCGTACCGGCAGCCGTCAGATTAG
- the LOC103976109 gene encoding transcription factor BHLH062-like isoform X2 yields MTFVATERNELKDENTTLQAEISQLQKELQGRSSYNPTWSDNINSMTPTQPQPTATGLPMLHRPVAIGSTQATPIRQLQHFSGGKNKHSTTNAAWAFPGDETTCQISDFIGLAAGSSPLDFSPGSQEERCGSCGISTSSEEEGCNTASTGCGANSASASHGGGPHAEPAAPQCSCSYRQPSD; encoded by the exons ATGACTTTT GTTGCCACGGAGAGGAATGAGCTGAAAGATGAGAACACTACATTACAAGCTGAAATATCCCAGCTCCAAAAGGAACTGCAGGGGAGATCGAGTTATAATCCCACATGGAGCGACAACATCAATTCAATGACTCCCACTCAGCCGCAGCCGACTGCCACAGGGCTTCCAATGCTGCATCGGCCAGTTGCTATTGGATCCACACAAGCAACCCCCATTCGGCAGCTCCAGCACTTTTCCGGTGGAAAGAACAAGCACTCCACCACCAACGCCGCCTGGGCTTTCCCAGGTGATGAGACGACATGCCAGATATCCGACTTTATCGGACTTGCAGCCGGGTCTTCTCCTTTGGACTTCTCACCAGGATCACAAGAAGAGAGATGTGGCAGCTGTGGCATTAGCACTAGCAGCGAGGAGGAAGGATGTAATACAGCATCAACTG GTTGTGGCGCCAATTCAGCCTCAGCCTCACACGGTGGAGGGCCCCACGCCGAGCCCGCTGCGCCTCAATGTTCGTGCTCGTACCGGCAGCCGTCAGATTAG
- the LOC135631145 gene encoding transcription factor ILI3-like, with protein sequence MSGRSSAITDEEINELVSKLQSLLPESRRRRSAGRASASKLLKETCSYIKSLHREVEDLSDRLSDLMATMDSNSPQAEIIRSLLRP encoded by the exons ATGTCCGGCAGAAGTAGCGCGATCACGGATGAAGAGATCAATGAGCTCGTCTCCAAGCTCCAGTCTCTGCTCCCGGAGTCGCGCCGGCGCAGGAGTGCAGGCAGA GCGTCTGCGTCGAAGCTGCTGAAGGAGACATGCAGCTACATCAAGAGCTTGCACCGGGAGGTGGAAGACCTGAGCGACCGCCTCTCCGACCTAATGGCGACAATGGACAGCAACAGCCCTCAGGCTGAGATCATTCGGAGCCTGCTCAGGCCCTAG